In a genomic window of Chryseobacterium sp. G0162:
- a CDS encoding serine hydrolase domain-containing protein encodes MRILKYMIGGAVAGAAAAYFLGYDYLFSGISKTYLKGRSSAYIDDGNLFPSHPIPTGSPKRWEEHSEYNKKELPKTLVDNLKHSKTAAFVVIKDGKILHEQYWDGYNQLSQTNSFSMAKAVTVMLLGKVLEEGIINNINENLSNFYPEFKEKTFGDQVTIKNLAQMESGLDWDENYNNPFLPNAKAYYGKSLVKAVFSRKFKEQPGTRFEYQSGTTQLLGFALKKALKQPLANYLSEKFWIPMGMEQDAKWSTDNYGMEKTYCCIHSNARDFAKLGLLFLNDGKVGDQQVLNTDFIEQMRTPTEKSENIYGMGLWINHDNPIKHYYFLGLQGQYIIMVPEYNMVIVKTGSYANNPKNDRGRPDQVKFLVNEIVQLFQ; translated from the coding sequence ATGAGAATACTAAAATACATGATAGGTGGTGCTGTAGCAGGTGCAGCAGCAGCTTACTTTTTGGGATATGATTATTTATTTAGTGGCATTTCCAAAACTTACCTTAAAGGAAGATCAAGCGCCTATATTGATGATGGAAATCTGTTTCCCAGTCATCCTATTCCTACAGGATCTCCTAAACGATGGGAAGAGCATTCCGAATACAACAAAAAAGAATTACCGAAAACCTTAGTTGATAATTTAAAACATTCTAAAACGGCAGCTTTTGTAGTGATAAAAGATGGGAAGATTCTTCATGAACAATACTGGGATGGCTACAATCAGCTCTCTCAGACCAATTCTTTTTCTATGGCAAAGGCTGTTACCGTTATGCTTTTAGGAAAAGTTTTAGAAGAAGGGATAATTAATAATATTAATGAAAACCTATCCAATTTTTATCCTGAATTTAAAGAGAAAACTTTCGGAGACCAGGTTACCATTAAGAATCTGGCTCAAATGGAATCTGGTCTTGACTGGGATGAAAACTATAATAACCCTTTTCTTCCTAATGCCAAAGCGTATTATGGAAAGAGTCTTGTAAAGGCCGTATTTTCACGAAAATTCAAAGAACAGCCGGGAACAAGATTTGAATATCAAAGCGGAACTACTCAACTGCTCGGTTTTGCGTTAAAAAAAGCACTGAAACAACCACTGGCCAACTATCTCTCTGAAAAATTCTGGATTCCAATGGGAATGGAACAGGATGCAAAATGGAGTACAGATAATTATGGAATGGAAAAAACCTATTGCTGTATCCACTCCAATGCAAGAGACTTTGCCAAACTGGGACTTTTATTTCTGAATGATGGTAAAGTTGGAGATCAGCAGGTTCTTAATACAGATTTTATTGAGCAGATGAGAACCCCAACAGAAAAGTCTGAAAACATTTACGGAATGGGTCTTTGGATCAATCACGACAACCCCATTAAACATTATTATTTTCTAGGGCTTCAGGGACAATATATCATTATGGTTCCTGAGTATAATATGGTTATTGTAAAAACGGGAAGCTATGCTAACAATCCTAAAAATGACAGGGGAAGACCAGATCAGGTGAAATTCCTGGTGAATGAAATTGTACAATTATTTCAATAA
- a CDS encoding YdeI/OmpD-associated family protein yields MKLYNYFNKAMEKYSSKIDAYIEKSHDFAKPILIYIREIVHEYCPDAEETMKWSFPHFIYKGKNLCAMASFKQHCTFGFWLEKEMKTMQEITQDIEKNSMFSLGKITKIEDLPSKPQLKKAIKEAIELTDMGVTMKKAAPSKTEMEIPDYFQSALKAQPKALDVFKKASPSFRKEYITWIAEAKTETTRNKRIEQSLEWILEGKGRNWKYEKK; encoded by the coding sequence ATGAAATTGTACAATTATTTCAATAAAGCTATGGAAAAATACAGCTCAAAAATAGATGCCTATATTGAAAAGTCTCACGATTTTGCGAAACCGATTCTCATTTATATCCGCGAAATCGTTCATGAATACTGCCCCGATGCTGAGGAAACTATGAAGTGGAGTTTTCCGCATTTTATCTACAAAGGAAAAAACCTTTGTGCGATGGCTTCATTCAAACAACACTGTACCTTCGGGTTCTGGCTGGAAAAAGAAATGAAAACCATGCAGGAAATCACTCAGGATATTGAAAAGAATTCTATGTTTAGCTTAGGTAAAATCACAAAGATTGAAGACCTTCCTTCAAAACCTCAGCTGAAAAAAGCGATCAAAGAAGCCATAGAACTTACGGATATGGGGGTTACCATGAAAAAAGCTGCTCCTAGCAAAACAGAAATGGAAATTCCTGATTATTTTCAATCTGCACTTAAAGCTCAGCCAAAAGCATTGGACGTATTTAAAAAAGCTTCCCCATCATTCAGAAAAGAATACATTACATGGATTGCAGAAGCAAAAACAGAAACTACCCGGAATAAAAGAATAGAACAGTCATTGGAATGGATTTTGGAAGGAAAAGGGAGAAACTGGAAATACGAAAAAAAATAA
- a CDS encoding helix-turn-helix domain-containing protein — protein MKKKITFFFFFIISIFTFSQTFDFDEQYKYARVLSSKNPDSSEIVLNHIIDSAQKGNFPEYLAKAYYLKSYNSYLRSDAKSSLDFAEKALKISTQSNYPIGKALAYRMQGTQYAKLGLLNESSKSLESALSEVKNNNTDEGHELKGMIYNSFLILLNKNEYKKKEFYSISAIREFQKIKNASRRNELLVSAYTNIGYSLSEVSRFTEAKPYFVKALSLVGESNYYLKSNILNDIGFSFFKQNKPDSAVLYYQKALAIVNRYGFNEKKIEVTKNLEEAYSQLNDVPNVQKYNLENLKLKDSIAYNKAMAVNKTLSKKEENFDQQLTKSKKVSTTLVAACLILTAVLGIVVFHIMRLRKKHKEMVSKIYQEGISPVSYEEDPIEKGEDPLLQAINHPSEIKISPEVEENILTGLQTFEENLHFNDKNISRYNLAHTLNINTKYLSAVIKKHKNFNFNQYINHLRINYIVNQLKNEPQYRKYKINHLAEITGYSSHSAFSLEFKKVIGLHPSAFIKTLDEIS, from the coding sequence ATGAAGAAAAAAATCACTTTCTTTTTCTTTTTCATTATTTCAATTTTTACATTCTCACAGACATTTGATTTTGATGAACAATATAAATATGCACGGGTTCTTTCTTCTAAAAATCCGGACAGCTCAGAAATTGTTTTGAATCATATTATTGATTCTGCACAGAAAGGAAATTTTCCGGAATATCTTGCTAAAGCTTATTATTTAAAGTCGTACAATAGTTATCTAAGATCAGACGCCAAAAGCAGTCTTGATTTTGCAGAAAAGGCCTTAAAAATCTCCACGCAAAGCAATTATCCAATAGGGAAAGCGCTGGCTTACAGAATGCAGGGAACACAATATGCAAAACTGGGTCTTCTCAACGAATCTTCCAAAAGCCTCGAAAGTGCTTTATCTGAGGTAAAAAATAATAATACTGATGAAGGACACGAATTGAAAGGAATGATCTATAATTCTTTTTTGATTCTCCTCAATAAAAATGAGTATAAAAAGAAAGAATTCTATTCAATAAGCGCAATCCGAGAATTTCAAAAGATCAAAAACGCCTCTAGAAGAAATGAACTACTGGTCTCTGCTTATACCAATATAGGCTACAGTTTATCCGAAGTCAGCAGGTTCACAGAAGCAAAGCCATATTTTGTAAAGGCTCTTTCTTTAGTAGGTGAGAGTAATTATTATCTTAAATCTAATATTCTCAATGACATTGGATTCTCATTTTTTAAACAAAACAAGCCTGACAGTGCTGTTTTATATTACCAAAAAGCATTAGCCATCGTTAATCGGTATGGCTTTAATGAAAAAAAAATAGAGGTTACAAAAAATCTTGAAGAAGCCTATTCTCAGTTGAATGATGTTCCCAATGTTCAGAAATACAATCTTGAAAATCTTAAATTAAAAGACAGTATTGCCTACAATAAAGCCATGGCAGTCAATAAAACCCTTTCAAAAAAAGAAGAGAATTTTGATCAGCAGCTTACAAAAAGTAAAAAGGTTTCAACAACCTTAGTTGCCGCCTGCCTTATTTTAACTGCAGTCCTGGGTATTGTTGTGTTTCACATCATGAGACTCAGAAAAAAGCATAAAGAAATGGTCTCTAAAATATACCAGGAAGGGATTTCTCCGGTTAGTTATGAAGAAGATCCTATAGAAAAAGGAGAAGATCCTCTACTCCAAGCTATCAACCATCCTTCAGAAATAAAAATTTCCCCTGAAGTAGAGGAAAATATTTTAACAGGCTTACAGACCTTTGAGGAAAATCTGCATTTTAATGACAAGAATATCTCGCGTTACAACCTTGCCCACACTTTGAATATTAATACAAAATATCTTTCAGCGGTCATTAAAAAGCACAAAAATTTCAACTTCAATCAGTACATCAATCATCTTCGGATCAACTATATTGTTAATCAATTAAAAAATGAACCACAATACCGGAAATACAAAATCAATCATCTTGCTGAGATTACAGGATATTCTTCACATAGTGCCTTCTCCCTTGAATTCAAAAAGGTGATAGGACTTCATCCCTCCGCTTTTATCAAAACTCTGGATGAGATCTCCTGA
- a CDS encoding M48 family metalloprotease, with amino-acid sequence MTRKLIVLMCFLLSVAGISQTYKTIDTADYLQRKEFLRNFTVNNENLIKRLKSQYSGRGGTAISKMYKEFGTNFENQVKNKDFVFKSEFDVVIKSLVERLRKNNPKVPKDLKILIARDNTPNAYCLADGTFVINMGLYNWMDNEAQIAGVISHELGHKMEKHTLKMVLNLVEQNELDKSTVQNIKETTDIRSLGRNQKAFDIFKNRVYKKSIEKRKQEMQADSLGYVIFRNSEFKNSEFVNGLKVLQTFDSISPRELKIETYKKLFDLPKQAFKEKWMKKEDFSLYNYNFYKEKLNKDSVASHPEMVRRIEKLKKIFPELNTIEQEKPSEAYLALKKTARMEILPNYFHSEDYGVGIYAAMQFIQDGEEERYYKEWLGKCFAKIYEARKNYNLNRYLDRIEPKNQSESYQQFLNFMWNLSLDEIKNISDYYQVAGIAAIPK; translated from the coding sequence ATGACCAGAAAACTTATTGTATTAATGTGCTTCCTGCTATCTGTGGCAGGAATTTCCCAAACTTATAAAACAATTGATACCGCAGATTACCTTCAGCGGAAAGAATTTTTAAGAAATTTCACAGTTAATAATGAAAACCTAATAAAAAGGCTGAAGTCACAGTATTCTGGACGAGGAGGGACTGCAATTTCCAAGATGTATAAAGAATTCGGGACTAATTTTGAAAATCAGGTGAAAAATAAAGACTTTGTTTTTAAATCTGAGTTTGATGTTGTTATTAAATCTTTAGTAGAACGCCTTAGAAAAAATAATCCCAAAGTTCCCAAGGATCTTAAAATTCTGATCGCAAGAGATAATACTCCTAATGCTTACTGTCTTGCAGACGGAACTTTTGTCATTAACATGGGACTGTATAACTGGATGGATAATGAAGCGCAGATTGCGGGGGTAATTTCCCATGAATTAGGGCATAAAATGGAGAAGCATACCCTAAAAATGGTTCTAAATCTTGTAGAACAAAATGAGTTGGATAAAAGCACAGTGCAGAATATTAAGGAAACTACCGATATACGAAGCCTGGGGCGAAATCAAAAAGCATTTGATATTTTTAAAAATAGAGTTTACAAAAAAAGCATCGAAAAAAGAAAGCAGGAAATGCAGGCCGACTCTTTGGGGTATGTTATTTTTAGAAACAGTGAATTTAAGAACAGTGAATTTGTCAACGGTTTGAAAGTGCTTCAGACGTTTGATTCAATTTCTCCTAGAGAACTTAAAATAGAAACCTATAAAAAACTTTTTGATCTTCCCAAGCAGGCGTTTAAGGAGAAATGGATGAAGAAAGAGGATTTTTCTCTTTACAATTATAATTTTTATAAAGAAAAGCTCAACAAAGATTCTGTAGCATCACATCCCGAAATGGTTAGAAGGATAGAAAAACTTAAAAAGATTTTTCCTGAGCTGAATACCATAGAACAGGAAAAACCTTCCGAAGCTTATCTCGCTTTGAAAAAAACGGCAAGGATGGAGATTCTTCCGAACTATTTCCATTCTGAGGATTATGGAGTTGGGATTTATGCAGCGATGCAGTTTATTCAGGATGGAGAAGAGGAAAGATACTATAAAGAATGGTTAGGTAAATGTTTTGCTAAAATTTATGAAGCCAGAAAGAATTATAATCTAAATCGTTATCTGGACCGGATAGAACCTAAAAATCAAAGTGAAAGTTATCAGCAGTTCCTGAATTTTATGTGGAATCTAAGTCTGGATGAGATCAAAAATATTTCAGATTATTATCAGGTCGCTGGAATTGCTGCAATACCGAAATAG